A single window of Jiangella alkaliphila DNA harbors:
- a CDS encoding zinc-binding dehydrogenase — protein sequence MFAAYASTMDADDPLAGLTLGDRPEPSVPDGWTTVTVRAAALNRHDLWSLRGVGLDASRLPMILGCDAAGVTEDGREVVVHAVVSDPEWRDDETLDPKRTLLSELHPGTFAERVAVPSRNLVPKPAALSFEEAACLPTAWLTAYRMLFTQARVTPGQTVLVQGAGGGVSTALVALGAAAGARVWVTSRDPEKAARVLDLGADQLFESGARLPARVDAVMETVGAATWKHSVRCLRPGGTLVVSGATSGYVAETELNRVFFLQLRLLGSTMGTRDELVRLLAFCERTGLRPVVDRVLPLADAREGFAALDNGDVFGKVVLTP from the coding sequence GCCGACGACCCGCTCGCCGGACTGACCCTGGGCGACCGGCCGGAGCCATCGGTCCCCGACGGCTGGACGACGGTGACGGTGCGGGCGGCCGCGCTCAACCGTCACGACCTGTGGTCCCTGCGCGGCGTGGGCCTCGACGCGAGCCGGCTGCCGATGATCCTCGGCTGCGACGCCGCGGGCGTCACCGAGGACGGCCGTGAGGTGGTCGTCCACGCCGTCGTCTCCGACCCCGAGTGGCGCGACGACGAGACGCTCGACCCGAAGCGCACGCTGCTGTCCGAGCTGCACCCGGGCACGTTCGCCGAGCGGGTCGCGGTGCCGTCGCGGAACCTGGTGCCCAAGCCGGCGGCGCTGTCGTTCGAGGAGGCCGCCTGCCTGCCGACCGCCTGGCTGACGGCGTACCGCATGCTGTTCACGCAGGCGCGGGTCACGCCCGGGCAGACGGTGCTGGTGCAGGGCGCCGGCGGCGGGGTGTCGACGGCGCTGGTGGCGCTGGGCGCGGCGGCCGGCGCGCGGGTCTGGGTGACGTCGCGCGATCCGGAGAAGGCGGCCCGGGTGCTCGACCTCGGCGCCGACCAGCTCTTCGAGAGCGGCGCGCGGCTGCCGGCCCGGGTCGACGCCGTCATGGAGACGGTGGGCGCGGCGACGTGGAAGCACTCGGTGCGGTGCCTGCGGCCGGGCGGGACGCTCGTCGTCTCCGGCGCGACGTCGGGATACGTGGCCGAGACCGAGCTGAACCGGGTGTTCTTCCTGCAGCTGCGGCTACTGGGCTCGACGATGGGCACACGCGACGAACTGGTCCGGCTGCTGGCGTTCTGCGAGCGGACCGGGCTGCGGCCGGTCGTCGACCGCGTCCTACCGCTGGCGGACGCCCGCGAAGGCTTCGCGGCCCTCGACAACGGCGACGTCTTCGGCAAGGTCGTCCTCACCCCCTGA